A genomic stretch from Cricetulus griseus strain 17A/GY unplaced genomic scaffold, alternate assembly CriGri-PICRH-1.0 unplaced_scaffold_153, whole genome shotgun sequence includes:
- the LOC118239789 gene encoding LOW QUALITY PROTEIN: igE-binding protein-like (The sequence of the model RefSeq protein was modified relative to this genomic sequence to represent the inferred CDS: substituted 1 base at 1 genomic stop codon) has product MGSSKQRDLIKNCLEIEACHPMIAESQKTLKEVQDNISETERDERLGAQKRKDMSKEKGPPQDTKKGGEKIGNNRSHPGKFKRNKDSKPSLCPTMKLEALELSSSDSEILDSSEETELEQDRYHPDRKVKANMRPSPVNPAGVLPSAPPLFGTDSFLPLEERRKLQMAFPVFEKEGARVHAPVDYNQIKELAESVRKYGVNANFTTIQVERLANYAMTPTDWETTVKAVLPNMGQYMEWKALWYDAAQAQAKANVTAENENQRQWTFEMLTGQGPHALNQTNYIWGVYAQISAAAIKAWKALTKRDESGGHLTKIVQGPQEPFSDFVARMTEAASRIFGDAEQAMPLIEQLVFEQATQECRAAIAPRKSKGLQDWLKICRELGGPLTNAGLAAAILQTQRRRNMSACFNCGKTGHLKKDCRAPEKTREMERCKRCGKGYHRASECKSVRDIKGRLLPPREEPKVSQPKNGPRGPWSQGPQKYGNQFQKSNSEKEGTPXDTPEWTCVPPPTSY; this is encoded by the coding sequence atgggctcttcaaaacagagagacctaattaaaaactgtctagagattGAGGCTTGCCATCCCATGAtagcagagagtcaaaaaacgcttaaagaggtacaggataatatatcagaaaccgaacgagatgagagattaggagctcaaaaaaggaaggacatgtctaaggaaaaaggccctccccaggatacaaaaaaagggggagagaaaatagggaataaccggtcacaccccggtaaatttaagagaaataaagactcaaaacctaGCCTCTGCCCTACAATGAAACTAGAGGCCTTGGAGCTGAgcagctcagactctgagattttagactctaGCGAGGAAACAGAGCTAGAGCAAGACAGATACCACCCTGATagaaaagtgaaagcaaatatgaggccatcgcctgttaatccagcgggtgtacttccatcagcacccccattatttggtaccgactcctttttaccattagaggagcGAAGGAAATTGCAGATGGCTTTTCCAGTCTTTGAAAAGGAGGGGGCGAGAGTACATGCTCCCGTAGACTATAATCAGATTAAAGAATTGGCTGAATCAGTCCGGAAGTATGGGGTCAATGCCAATTTTACAACAATACAAGTAGAAAGACTAGCAAACTATGCTATGACACCCACTGATTGGGAGACAACAGTAAAGGCAGTGCTCCCCAATATGGGACAATATATGGAGTGGAAGGCTCTTTGGTATGATGCAGCCCAGGCACAGGCAAAGGCCAATGtcacagcagaaaatgaaaatcagagacAATGGACCTTTGAAATGCTGACAGGACAGGGGCCACATGCCCTCAATCAAACTAATTACATTTGGGGCGTATATGCCCAGATATCAGCTGCCGCCATTAAAGCATGGAAGGCATTGACAAAAAGGGATGAATCAGGTGGACATCTTACAAAGATAGTCCAGGGGCCCCAGGAGCCATTCTCAGACTTTGTGGCCAGAATGACAGAGGCCGCTAGCCGGATATTCGGTGATGCAGAACAAGCCATGCCTCTGATTGAACAATTAGTCTTTGAACAAGCAACTCAAGAATGCCGAGCAGCCATAGCCCCCCGGAAAAGTAAAGGTTTACAGGACTGGTTAAAGATCTGCAGAGAACTCGGAGGGCCACTTACTAATGCAGGCTTGGCCGCAGCCATCTTACAAACCCAAAGGCGCCGAAATATGTCTGCCTGCTTTAACTGTGGAAAAACAGGGCACCTTAAAAAGGACTGTAGAGCCCCTGAAAAGACTAGGGAAATGGAGCGGTGCAAGCGCTGTGGAAAAGGTTATCATAGGGCCAGCGAATGCAAATCTGTGCGGGACATAAAAGGTAGGCTTTTACCCCCTAGGGAGGAACCTAAAGTGTCCCAACCAAAAAACGGGCCGCGGGGCCCATGGTCCCAGGGCCCTCAGAAATATGGGAACCAGTTCCAGAAAAGCAACTCAGAGAAGGAAGGGACTCCCTAGGACACTCCGGAGTGGACCTGTGTGCCGCCTCCGACTTCTTATTAA